From the genome of Thiohalorhabdus sp. Cl-TMA, one region includes:
- a CDS encoding flavodoxin family protein has translation MEGFSNLNALFINTSLQKESARSHTRLLLNASSDIMKKNGVQVSHLHLLDHQVPPGIYPDMTKHGWDRDDWPAIWEKIQDADILVIGTPIWLGEESSVCRVLIERLYGMSGQLNARGQSVYYNKVGGTIVTGNEDGIKHIAMTVGYALSHLGYTIPPQADCGWIGEAGPGPSYGDVLEDGSQAGLDNDFTQRNTTIMTWNLMHMARILKDAGGIPNQGNDREAWQAGCRFDYANPEYRR, from the coding sequence GTGGAGGGCTTTTCCAATCTGAACGCCCTGTTCATCAATACCTCCCTCCAAAAGGAGTCCGCCAGGAGCCACACCCGGCTTTTGCTCAACGCTTCCAGCGACATCATGAAGAAAAATGGGGTCCAGGTTAGTCACCTGCATCTGCTCGACCATCAGGTCCCGCCGGGTATCTACCCGGATATGACCAAGCATGGCTGGGACCGGGATGACTGGCCCGCCATCTGGGAGAAGATACAGGACGCCGACATTCTGGTGATCGGAACGCCAATCTGGCTCGGCGAGGAAAGCTCCGTCTGCCGCGTATTAATTGAGCGGCTCTACGGCATGTCCGGCCAGCTAAACGCCCGGGGTCAGTCGGTGTACTACAACAAGGTAGGAGGCACCATAGTCACCGGCAATGAGGACGGCATCAAGCACATTGCCATGACCGTTGGCTACGCCCTTTCGCACTTGGGATATACCATCCCGCCGCAGGCCGATTGTGGCTGGATTGGCGAGGCAGGCCCCGGCCCCTCCTACGGGGATGTTCTAGAGGATGGCTCACAAGCCGGCCTCGATAACGACTTTACCCAACGAAACACCACCATCATGACCTGGAACCTGATGCACATGGCCCGGATCCTTAAGGACGCCGGAGGCATCCCCAACCAGGGGAACGACCGCGAGGCATGGCAGGCCGGATGCCGCTTTGATTACGCCAACCCCGAGTATCGGAGATAG
- a CDS encoding glutathione S-transferase family protein has product MIELYTAATPNGWKASIALEEMGLEYTVRPIDLKAGEQKAEWYLAINPNGRIPAIVDRDNEDFPVFESGAVLVYLAEKTGQLLPKDTKGRSRVMQWLMFQMGGVGPMQGQANVFYRYAPETIDYAIQRYQKETRRLYEVLDRQLTEHEFVAGDYSIADIAHWAWVHAHEWSGVSVDGLPHLQRWLTAVGNRPAVQRGRNIPEPEGAGESEEEKKRKGSGILI; this is encoded by the coding sequence ATGATTGAGCTTTATACCGCCGCCACGCCCAACGGGTGGAAGGCCTCCATCGCCCTGGAGGAAATGGGGCTGGAGTATACGGTCCGACCCATTGATTTGAAGGCGGGGGAGCAGAAAGCCGAGTGGTATCTAGCAATCAATCCCAATGGCCGAATTCCGGCCATTGTGGACCGGGACAATGAGGACTTCCCTGTCTTCGAATCCGGAGCCGTGCTGGTTTACTTGGCCGAAAAGACAGGCCAGCTCCTGCCGAAGGATACCAAAGGCCGCTCCCGGGTTATGCAGTGGCTGATGTTCCAAATGGGTGGGGTGGGTCCCATGCAGGGCCAAGCGAATGTCTTCTACCGCTATGCCCCGGAGACCATCGACTACGCCATCCAGCGTTACCAGAAAGAAACCCGGCGCCTGTACGAGGTGCTGGACCGCCAGCTCACCGAGCATGAATTCGTGGCGGGGGACTACTCCATCGCCGACATCGCCCACTGGGCCTGGGTGCACGCCCACGAGTGGTCCGGGGTTTCGGTGGACGGCCTGCCCCATCTCCAGCGCTGGCTGACCGCCGTGGGAAACCGCCCCGCGGTTCAGAGGGGACGCAATATCCCCGAGCCCGAGGGGGCGGGCGAGTCGGAGGAAGAAAAAAAGCGCAAGGGCTCGGGCATCCTGATCTAG